A region of the Flintibacter sp. KGMB00164 genome:
GCACAGCTGGTCCAGAAACCGCCGGCTCTGGCCCGCCAGGTAGCTTTCCCGCGTGATGAGCGGGAAGTACCGGCTGCTGCGGCCCTCCTTCTCGATCTTCACAAACTCCTTGTCTGCAAGCCGGGTGAGCACCGTAAGCAGGGTGGTCAGCGCCATGGGGTGGCTCTCCTTCAGCTGCTGCTGGAGCTCCCCGCTGGTTACCGGCGGCTCCAGATCCCACAGGGCCTGCATCACCGCCAGCTCCCCATCGGGCAATCTGCGCGTGGTATCCATGGTCACGCCTCCTTTCTACATTTGTAGAATCTAATTATATTCTACGCTTGTAGAATGAACTTGTCAAGACAAAACCCCCGGCTTTTTTTAAGCCGGGGGTTGCTGTCTGTGTTCGGTTACGCTCTGGGGTGTGCCTTGTGGTACACGTCCTTGAGCTTTTGGCTGACCAGCCGAGAGTAGATCTGGGTGGAGGAGATATCCGCATGACCCAGCATCTCCTGGATGGAGCGCAGATCCGCACCGTTCTCCAGCAGGTGGGCGGCAAAAGAGTGGCGCAGCGTATGGGGGGTGATGTCCTTCTGGATACCCGCTTTCTCCTGGTAGTGCTTGATAAGCTTCCAGAAGCCCTGACGGCTCATCCGCTCACCGCTCATGTTGACAAACAGAGCGGTCTCCTCCGGCGATTCCACCAGCTGAGGCCGGACCTGAGTTATGTAGTCGCTGAGCGCCCGGATCGCGGTGTGGTACAGGGGGATGATTCGCTCCCGCCCCTTGCTTTCGCAGTGGAGCACCCCGGCGGGCAGATTCAGGTCGTCCACATCCAGGGCGATGAGCTCGCTGACCCGGATTCCGGTGGCATAGAGCAGCTCCAGCATAGCCCGGTCCCGGAAGCCCTTCAGGTCGGAACAGTCGGGCTGCTCCAGAAACAGTTCCACTTCCTTGCCGGTGAGGATCTGAGGCAGTTTGCGCTCTACCTTGGCGGCCACCACATCCTTGGCCGGATTGCGGTCCATGATCCCCAAGGCAATCATGCAGTTATAAAAGGACTTGATGGAGGCAATCGACCGGGTCACGGTGGCGGCGGACTTTCCCTTTCGGGTCAAGCCGTCCACGTAGAACTCCACATCCTGGACCGCCAGTTCCGTCAGCTCCAGGTCCTGCTCGGCCATGGCCGTCTCAAACTGGTGCATGTCCCGCAGATAGGAACTCACCGTGTTGGCCGACGCCTTTTTCTCCGTGGTCAAATACTCCTCAAACAGGTGCAGCAGTTCAGACACAAGCACAACTCCCTCTCAAACGCGTTCAATTCTCAAACAACACACTACAACACAAGCTTGGCCGCCGCGCTTAAAAGCACCGGTGCGGCCAGATACTCCAGCATCACACACACCATCATTGCCGCAGCCCACAGCCCCAGTCTCCCCCAGTAAGCGGAGGTAAAGGGCAACGGTTCCCGGCTCTCCAACAGCAGCCGCCGCAGCAGCACCCAAGCGCCGTTCAGACACTGCCCTCCCGTCAGAAACAGGATAGGAGCCCAGAAGAACGCCGGCAGGCCAAACAGGAACAGCGCCGGTACCAGCCCCGCAGCGCCAAATACCCGGCACAGTCCCGCCACAGAGAACGCCAGCAGAAACCCCCGCACGCCGAACAGCAACGGGATACCTGCTGCGCCCAGAGCAGTAAGGCCCAACAAAATGACTGCTATTAACAGACGAAACTGCTCCCAGGCTACCGACCAGAACTCCACCGTCACGCCGCCCTCCCGGGCCAGGGTGAAATAGGTGCTGAGATAGTCGGCCAATTCTTGGGCGCTGGTCTCACTCATCAGTCCCCCAAAAACGGCGCCCAAAGCCCCGCCCAAAAGAAAACAGGCGCTCAATGCGGCCAAGGGAACCAGGGGCCGGGGAAAATCAACGATCATGTCCCGTCGCTTCATGGCTGTCACCTCTCTGGTTTCAGCCTATGAGCGGGCCAAAAAAAATAGACTGCGCGTCCCGCGTTTGCGGCCATTTCTTTCCTTATTCTTAATATATCCCTCACAGAGGATTCACGCAAGTGTTTTTCCGCATTTTCTCAAAAAATGTCGTTTTCGCAACATTTTTATGTAAACCGTGTTATGTCTACTTTGGGAATTAAATTTTTTCGGCGGAGGCCGTTGTCGCAGACCTCCGCCGAAATTTTGGGGCTTTATTCCGCTTTTCGAGCTGAAAAGCTTGTGATTACAAGGTTTTTCCGATTATTGGCAGTCGCCGCACTGATTACAGTTGGTATAATTACCGTTTGTATTTCCATTTTCACCCATGCCCGCAGCGATGGCCTTCATGGCAATGGCGCACTCCAGACGCTTGCGCTCCATTTCACAGGCCACTTCATTGGACTGGCTTATGTCACCGTTGACCAACAGGTTGGAAGCGGAGCAGCCGCCGCTGCAGTAGAACCGGGCCCAGCACTCCCGGCAGGCGGGACGGGTATAGATGTTCTGGTCGGCAAACTTGCCGGAGATCTCCATGTTGAAGGAGCCGTCATACACGCTGCCCATGCGGTACTCCTCCTTCCCCACGAACTGGTGACAGGGGTAGATGTCTCCGTCGGGGGTGATGGCAACATATTCACAGCCCGCACCGCAGCCGCGCAGCCGCTTGATAACGCAGGGACCCTGCTTGAGATCTACGTTGAAATGGAAGAAGTTCACGTCCTTACGGCCCATGAGCTCCCCAGCCAGCTTCTCATACTCCGCCTTCACCTGGGGCAGATCCTCCTCCTTAATGGCGAAGGGATCGTCCAGGGGACCGCTGGCAGGTTCCACCGACACGCTGCGGAAGCCCAGAGAGGCCAGGTGCTTGACATCCTCGCCAAAGTCCAGGTTCTCCCGGGTAAAGGTGCCACGGGCGTAGTAGTCCTTGGTGCCCCGGCCGGCCACCAGCTTCTGGAACTTGGGCACGATGACCTCATAGCTTCCCTTTCCGTTGACGGTGGGACGCATGTGGTCGTTGACGCCGGGACGGCCGTCCAGAGAGAGGACCACATTGGACATCTCCCGGTTGATGTACTCGATATTCTCGTCGTTCAGGAGTACACCGTTGGTGGTGATGGTGAAGCGGAACACCTTGTCGTGCTCCTTCTCCAGAGACCGGGCATACTCTACGGTCTTCTTCACGGTGTCCATGGCCATGAGAGGCTCACCGCCGAAGAAGTCTACCTCGATGTTGCGCCGCTTGCCGGACTTGGCCACAACCCAGTCGATGGCACGCTTGGCGGTCTCAAAGTCCATGATCTTCCGGCCGGTGCCGAAGTCGCCGGTGGAGGCAAAGCAGTACTTACACCGCAGGTTGCAGTCGTGGGACACATGCAGGCACAGAGCCTTCACCACCGCCTGCCGGGGCAGCGCCATGGCCTTGTCCGCATCAATGTAGTCGTCGCTGGAGAACAGCAGGCCCTGCTCCTGCAGGCCGCGCAGCTCCTCCCACAGCTCGTCCAGCTCCTGGGGATCATACTGAGACAGCTGATCCTTCAGCTCCTGGGGACACTTCTCCCCCATGGGCCCCTCTACCTTGGAGAGCAGGTCGTAGCCCATACGGTCCAGCACATGGACCGCGCCGCTGTTTACATCCGCCGCCAGGTATTGGCCCAGGGCGGTAAAGGTATGTACCATGATCCAAAATCCTTTCTATGGCCGCCCCCTCCCCTCCTCACGGGGCTCAGGGCATAAAAAGGGGCAGGCCAAACGCCTGCCCCTTTCAGGCCGCTTTTTATATTACTGGTTCTCGCACTTCTGGTTGGCCACAGTGCAGGAAGTCTTGCAGGCGGACTGGCAAGAGGTCTGGCACTCGCCGCAGCCGCCCTTGGCAGCGCTGGCCTTCAGAGTAGCGCCATTGAGAGTCTGAATGTGTTTCATTGGAATCTCCTCCTAAATCTTATAGGTTTAAAGACATTATACCATACCTTGAATCACATTTCAATCTATCTTTTCCGTTTTTTCCTGGGCCGTCCTCCCAACACTCCGGCAATGGCCCCTCCGCAGCAGCATGCAATCAGGATGGGTACCCCGCCGTTGGACAGGGACGCCTCCTCGTAGAGAAGAAATCCCGCCGTCAGCAGCAGCAAAAACAGGATGACTCCCACCCCCAGGCCAGCCAGCAGCGTGCCCCGCTCCAGGCGACGCACCGCCAACAGACCGCCGGCCAGGCTGCTCACCACACAGATGGCCAGCACGCCCCGGCCCATCAGCTTCTCCCCTACCACGCCGCCGGACACCAGCAGTGCGCACACCAGCAATCCCAGTGCCGCCGTTGCCGCCGCCAGAGCACCGCCTTTGAGCAGGCGACACATGGTGCTCAGCCATACCGCCATGGGATCCTCCCGCTTCTTTTCCCGTTTTCCAGCCATAGTAAAACCCTCCCCGCGTTCTTCCTTGGTGGAAGACTATGCGGGGAGGGTCAGCTTTATGCTATGGTGAGTGCTCAGCGGGTAGCCTGAGTGCTCTGGCCGTTCTTGGTGGAGACGGCCCACTTGGTGATCTCGATGCGCACGCGGTCAGCGCCGGTCTCGAACACGATGGTGTTCTCCTTCACCGCGCACACGGTGCCGGTCATACCGCCGATGGTGGTGATCTCATCGCCCACCGCCAGGGAGTTGCGCAGGTTCTCGGCTTCCTTCTTCCGCTTGTTCTCGGGGCGGATCATAAAGAAGTAAAGCAGGGCGAACATGAGCACCAGCATTACAATCCAACTGTAGTCCATATTGTTCCCTCCAAAATCTTGCTCTTCCAAGCAGGTTCGCTTGACGCGTTATGTGTCATTATAGCGGATTTGCCCTGGGTTGACAAGTCCTTTTCCCAATTTTGCCCGGTTTTTTACCCCTCCTGGCAGGGACGGTCCAGCATACCGGAGTAAGTGGCCCGGAACTCTTCAAAGGTGCCGTTGTCCAGGCTGTCCCGGATGCGCTGCATGAGCTCATTGTAGAAGTGCAGATTGTGCAGCACCGCCAGGCGCATGGCCAGCATCTCCCCCGCCGTCACCAGATGGCGCAGGTAGGCCCGGGAGAAGTGCTGGCAGGCAGGACAGGTGCAGGTCTCGTCAATGGGGCGGGTATCCAGCTTATACTTCTCGTTTTTGATGTTGATGGTGCCCTTCCAGGTGTAGAGCTTACCGTGGCGGGCGTTGCGGGCAGGCATGACGCAGTCGAAGAAATCCACGCCCCGGGCCACCGCCTCGATAATATTCGAGGGTGTGCCCACGCCCATGAGATAGCGGGGCTTGTCCTTTGGCATGTGTGGCTCCACGGCGTCGATGATGTCGTACATCACCTGGGTGGGCTCTCCCACCGCCAGGCCGCCGATGGCGTAGCCGTCGCAGTCCAGCTTGGCGATGTCCTCCATGTGCCGGATACGCAGGTCGGGGTAGGTGCCGCCCTGGTTGATGCCGAAGAGCATCTGGCCAGGATTGACGCAGTCAGGCTGCTCATTGAGCCGCTTGTGCTCGATGACGCACCGCTCCAGCCACCGGGTGGTGCGGGCAATGGAGCGCTCCACGTACTCCCGGGGAGCGGGGTTCTCAATGCACTCGTCAAAGGCCATGGCAATGTCGCTGCCCAGGTTGGACTGGATCTGCATGGACTCCTCAGGGCCCATGAAAATCTTCCGCCCGTCGATGTGGGAGGAGAAATGGACGCCCTCCTCCTTGATCTTCCGCAGAGAGGCCAGGGAGAACACCTGGAAGCCGCCGCTGTCGGTGAGCATGGGGCCGTCCCAGTCCATAAACTTGTGAAGTCCCCCCAGCTCCTTGACCACCTTGTCGCCGGGGCGCAGGTGGAGGTGATAGGTGTTGGACAGCTCGATCTGACAGCCGATGTCCTTCAGGTCGTGGGCGGATACCGCCCCCTTGATGGCCCCCTGGGTGCCTACGTTCATGAACACCGGGGTCTGGGCCGTGCCGTGAGGGCAGGTAAACACGCCCCGGCGGGCGCGGCCCTCCTGCTTGATTACTTCAAACACAAAAAAACTCCTTTATTTATGAGATAAACATGGCATCGCCGAAGGAGAAGAAACGGTAGCGCTCCCGCACCGCCTCCTCATAGGCCGCCAGCACGTGCTCCCGGCCTGCCAGAGCGGATACCAGCATGATGAGGGTGGACTCAGGCAGATGGAAGTTGGTGATAAGGGCATCCAGCACCTTGAAGCGGTAGCCGGGATAAATAAAGATGTTGGTCCAGCCGGAGCGCTCGGTCATGGTGCCGTCCTCGGCGGCAAAGGACTCGATGGTACGGCAGGAGGTGGTGCCCACACAGATGACCCGACCGCCGTTTTTCTTCGTCTCATTGATAACGTCCGCCGTCTCCTGGGAGATCATACAGTACTCCGAATGCATCTCGTGGTCCTGGATGTCCTCCGCCTTCACGGGGCGGAAGGTTCCAAGGCCCACATGGAGGGTAACGTAGCACACCTTGACACCCATCTCCTGGACTTTTTCCAGCAGTTCCGGGGTAAAATGGAGCCCGGCAGTGGGGGCAGCGGCGGAGCCTACCACTTTGGAGTAGACCGTCTGATACCTCTCGTTGTCCTGAAGCTCCGCCTTGATGTAGGGCGGCAGGGGCATCTTGCCCAGCCGCTCCAGAATTTCAAGGAAAATACCCTCGTAGTGGAAGCGGACCAGGCGCTTGCCGTCGTCCAGCTCCTTTTCGATGGTGGCGGTGAGCTCCTGCCCGTCGCCGAAGATCACCTGGGCGCCAGGTTTCAGCTTACGGCCGGGGCGCACCAGGCACTCCCAGCACTTGTCTCCCTTGTCCACCAGCAGCAGCACCTCGCACACACCGCCGGTGGGACGGTGACCGATGAGCCGGGCGGGAATAACCCGGGAGTTGTTGAGCACCAGACAGTCCCCCGGGCGGAGGAACTGGGGCAGTTCATAGAAGTGATGGTGTTCCACTGCCCCGGTATGCTTGTCCAGGGTGAGAAGCCGGGAGGCATCCCGCCGCTCCAGAGGGGTCTGGGCGATGAGCTCCTCGGGCAGGTAAAAGTCAAAATCTGAGGTCTTCAATGTGGTATTCGCCTTTCTCTCTAAAATATTCTTATCCCACGGTGGTGCCGGGGAAATAGAAGGTAATGATCTCGTCGTAAGTAAAGCCTCGCTTGGCCATGGCGTAGGCGCCCCACTGGCTCATGCCGATCTGGTGGCCGTTGCCGCTGCCCTCAAAGACGTAGCTGCTGCCGGTAACATGGACCACGTTGCCCTCTGTCACGCTGGAGCCGTCGCCGGAGGACGAGGTAACCGAGTCCACACTGCCGCTGCCAGAGATGGCATACAGGTCCTCCCGGTCGGTCTTGCCCACCGTGCCGCTGCCGCTGATGACGTAGTAGCTGTCCTGCTCGGGCAGAGACCCGGAGCCATTCACCGGCAGGGAACCGTCAGAGGTCCCTCCACTTCCGCTGCCAGAACTGTTAACCTGGAAGCGGATGGAGCTGATGCCGAAGGTACTGCGCATGTTGGTGGGCTTGAAGGTGTTGCTCTGCCCGTTGGCGTAGTTCACCTTGACGGCGATCACGTTGCCCAGATCGGAGTAGGTGAGGTCCAGGGAGGCCACCGAAGTGCCGGTACCATACCCCTTGGATTGCAGGCGCTGGGTCAGGGTCGATGTGGTGTAGGACACCGTCCAGGAGGAGTACGGATTCATAGAGGCGGTGTCGGCCTCATAGGGGTCCTTCACGCCGCACAGATAGGGGTAGGTGCTCAGAGAAGATCCCCACACATTATACACACTCTCGCTGGCTCCGCCGTGACTTGCAGAGTAGAAGGTCTCGATCACCTTGCCGTTGTACTTGGCATACACCCCGGCGGTCTCCTCTACCGCCCGGGCGGCGTTGGCGTTATAGGTACTTCCGCCGCCGTAGCCGTAGTAGACCTGGCAGTCGGTGCCGTTGCAGATGTCAAAATGGTAGCTGCTGTGGTGGTTGAGGGAGTTGTAGGCATAGCTGCGGGCACACACGGCCTGGGCTTTCAGCGCCTCCAGAGGCCAGCTGTCGCTCATCTCATAGGGCACAACTCCAATGAGGTAGTCCTCCATGTCCACAATGTTCACCACGGTGAGATTTCCCCCGTTTACCCGCTCATAGCGGAACCCGCCGGGGTAGCGGTAACCCTTGAACCAAGTGCGGGTCTCCCCTGCTCCGGTGACGTCGGGCATGATACCAAGGGCTGTGGAGGAGCCGCCGTCAAACTGGAACAGGATCTTCGCCTTGCCGGTCTGGGTCACGTTGACGGCATAGGAGCTGGTGCCCACCACGGTGCCACCCAGACTGCTGGCCCGGCTTTCGGCCTCCGCCTTGGTCTCATAGGCGCCCACACGAACCTGATACGCTCCGTCGATCCAGGCCACAAAACCGTCGGAGTAGTCCGACGCTTCGGAATAGGCGGCATTGTAGCTGTTATAAGAGCCCGGCATCTGTACATGGTAGCAGCCAATCAGCTCTCCCCCGTTGTCAGAGGTGGAGTAGCTGCTGCCGCTGACCCAGATATTCTGGGCCTTGACCATGGTCAGCTTGGTAACGCTGGAGCTGGTACGGCCCAGCTCCACAAAGTCCAGATCGCTGTCGTAATATCCAAAACGGTACCCAG
Encoded here:
- the yajC gene encoding preprotein translocase subunit YajC, producing the protein MDYSWIVMLVLMFALLYFFMIRPENKRKKEAENLRNSLAVGDEITTIGGMTGTVCAVKENTIVFETGADRVRIEITKWAVSTKNGQSTQATR
- the tgt gene encoding tRNA guanosine(34) transglycosylase Tgt encodes the protein MFEVIKQEGRARRGVFTCPHGTAQTPVFMNVGTQGAIKGAVSAHDLKDIGCQIELSNTYHLHLRPGDKVVKELGGLHKFMDWDGPMLTDSGGFQVFSLASLRKIKEEGVHFSSHIDGRKIFMGPEESMQIQSNLGSDIAMAFDECIENPAPREYVERSIARTTRWLERCVIEHKRLNEQPDCVNPGQMLFGINQGGTYPDLRIRHMEDIAKLDCDGYAIGGLAVGEPTQVMYDIIDAVEPHMPKDKPRYLMGVGTPSNIIEAVARGVDFFDCVMPARNARHGKLYTWKGTINIKNEKYKLDTRPIDETCTCPACQHFSRAYLRHLVTAGEMLAMRLAVLHNLHFYNELMQRIRDSLDNGTFEEFRATYSGMLDRPCQEG
- a CDS encoding SpoIID/LytB domain-containing protein yields the protein MQLAAVVLAVAVAVPMAAPARAARNDELTLRVGLAYGSSALVSANLENNTGYGSGYRFGYYDSDLDFVELGRTSSSVTKLTMVKAQNIWVSGSSYSTSDNGGELIGCYHVQMPGSYNSYNAAYSEASDYSDGFVAWIDGAYQVRVGAYETKAEAESRASSLGGTVVGTSSYAVNVTQTGKAKILFQFDGGSSTALGIMPDVTGAGETRTWFKGYRYPGGFRYERVNGGNLTVVNIVDMEDYLIGVVPYEMSDSWPLEALKAQAVCARSYAYNSLNHHSSYHFDICNGTDCQVYYGYGGGSTYNANAARAVEETAGVYAKYNGKVIETFYSASHGGASESVYNVWGSSLSTYPYLCGVKDPYEADTASMNPYSSWTVSYTTSTLTQRLQSKGYGTGTSVASLDLTYSDLGNVIAVKVNYANGQSNTFKPTNMRSTFGISSIRFQVNSSGSGSGGTSDGSLPVNGSGSLPEQDSYYVISGSGTVGKTDREDLYAISGSGSVDSVTSSSGDGSSVTEGNVVHVTGSSYVFEGSGNGHQIGMSQWGAYAMAKRGFTYDEIITFYFPGTTVG
- the xerD gene encoding site-specific tyrosine recombinase XerD; the encoded protein is MSELLHLFEEYLTTEKKASANTVSSYLRDMHQFETAMAEQDLELTELAVQDVEFYVDGLTRKGKSAATVTRSIASIKSFYNCMIALGIMDRNPAKDVVAAKVERKLPQILTGKEVELFLEQPDCSDLKGFRDRAMLELLYATGIRVSELIALDVDDLNLPAGVLHCESKGRERIIPLYHTAIRALSDYITQVRPQLVESPEETALFVNMSGERMSRQGFWKLIKHYQEKAGIQKDITPHTLRHSFAAHLLENGADLRSIQEMLGHADISSTQIYSRLVSQKLKDVYHKAHPRA
- the queA gene encoding tRNA preQ1(34) S-adenosylmethionine ribosyltransferase-isomerase QueA: MKTSDFDFYLPEELIAQTPLERRDASRLLTLDKHTGAVEHHHFYELPQFLRPGDCLVLNNSRVIPARLIGHRPTGGVCEVLLLVDKGDKCWECLVRPGRKLKPGAQVIFGDGQELTATIEKELDDGKRLVRFHYEGIFLEILERLGKMPLPPYIKAELQDNERYQTVYSKVVGSAAAPTAGLHFTPELLEKVQEMGVKVCYVTLHVGLGTFRPVKAEDIQDHEMHSEYCMISQETADVINETKKNGGRVICVGTTSCRTIESFAAEDGTMTERSGWTNIFIYPGYRFKVLDALITNFHLPESTLIMLVSALAGREHVLAAYEEAVRERYRFFSFGDAMFIS
- a CDS encoding TIGR04086 family membrane protein, whose protein sequence is MAGKREKKREDPMAVWLSTMCRLLKGGALAAATAALGLLVCALLVSGGVVGEKLMGRGVLAICVVSSLAGGLLAVRRLERGTLLAGLGVGVILFLLLLTAGFLLYEEASLSNGGVPILIACCCGGAIAGVLGGRPRKKRKR
- a CDS encoding BlaI/MecI/CopY family transcriptional regulator, producing the protein MDTTRRLPDGELAVMQALWDLEPPVTSGELQQQLKESHPMALTTLLTVLTRLADKEFVKIEKEGRSSRYFPLITRESYLAGQSRRFLDQLCGGSLSAFAAALCDSGLTREELDELRDLLERGTL
- the scfA gene encoding six-cysteine ranthipeptide SCIFF produces the protein MKHIQTLNGATLKASAAKGGCGECQTSCQSACKTSCTVANQKCENQ
- the scfB gene encoding thioether cross-link-forming SCIFF peptide maturase translates to MVHTFTALGQYLAADVNSGAVHVLDRMGYDLLSKVEGPMGEKCPQELKDQLSQYDPQELDELWEELRGLQEQGLLFSSDDYIDADKAMALPRQAVVKALCLHVSHDCNLRCKYCFASTGDFGTGRKIMDFETAKRAIDWVVAKSGKRRNIEVDFFGGEPLMAMDTVKKTVEYARSLEKEHDKVFRFTITTNGVLLNDENIEYINREMSNVVLSLDGRPGVNDHMRPTVNGKGSYEVIVPKFQKLVAGRGTKDYYARGTFTRENLDFGEDVKHLASLGFRSVSVEPASGPLDDPFAIKEEDLPQVKAEYEKLAGELMGRKDVNFFHFNVDLKQGPCVIKRLRGCGAGCEYVAITPDGDIYPCHQFVGKEEYRMGSVYDGSFNMEISGKFADQNIYTRPACRECWARFYCSGGCSASNLLVNGDISQSNEVACEMERKRLECAIAMKAIAAGMGENGNTNGNYTNCNQCGDCQ